A stretch of Vicia villosa cultivar HV-30 ecotype Madison, WI unplaced genomic scaffold, Vvil1.0 ctg.001186F_1_1, whole genome shotgun sequence DNA encodes these proteins:
- the LOC131633884 gene encoding secreted RxLR effector protein 161-like, giving the protein MLASKRILRYIKSTIDLNIFYWKGCKDELVAYTNIDYAGDIDDRKSTSGYVFMLSDGAVAWAFNKQPMVTLSTTEAEYVALVSCAFQFIWMQHILKQIKGIQSDYVTTFNDNSSTIKLAKNLVFYRRSKHKSVRFHFLRNLIKDGVTNMEFVEQMISLQVS; this is encoded by the coding sequence ATGCTTGCATCCAAAAGAATTTTAAGGTACATTAAATCAACAATTGACCTCAACATTTTCTACTGGAAAGGGTGCAAAGACGAGTTAGTAGCTTACACAAACATCGATTATGCTGGCGATATAGATGATCGAAAAAGTACCTCAGGCTATGTATTCATGTTAAGTGATGGAGCTGTTGCATGGGCATTCAATAAGCAGCCAATGGTTACTCTTTCTACAACTGAGGCCGAATACGTAGCACTTGTATCATGTGCTTTCCAGTTTATTTGGATGCAACACATTCTAAAACAAATTAAAGGTATTCAATCTGATTATGTTACAACGTTTAACGACAATTCTTCTACCATTAAGCTTGCCAAGAATCTAGTTTTTTATAGGAGAAGTAAACACAAAAGTGTGAGGTTTCATTTTCTAAGAAATCTAATTAAGGATGGAGTTACCAATATGGAGTTTGTGGAACAAATGATTAGCTTGCAGGTATCATGA
- the LOC131633878 gene encoding dynamin-related protein 3A-like isoform X2: protein MAETDREAGENKGVSDRQIRLKIVSPNVLDMTLVDLPGITKVPVGDQPSDIEARIRTMIMSYIKEPSCLILAVTPANSDLANSDALQMAGVADPEGNRTIGVITKLDIMDRGTDARNLLQGKVIPLRLGYVGVVNRSQEDIQMNRSIKDALVAEEKFFRSRPVYNGLADSCGIPQLAKKLNQILAQHIKAVLPGLRAHISTNLVTVAKEHASYGEITESKAGQGALLLNILSKYCEAFSSMIEGKNEEMSTSELSGGARIHYIFQSIFVRSLEEVDPCEGLTDDDIRTAIQNATGPRSALFVPEVPFEVLVRRQISRLLDPSLQCARFIYDELIKMSHRCMVTELQRFPFLRKRMDEVIGNFLREGLEPSENMIAHIMEMEMDYINTSHPNFIGGSKALEFAVQQTKSSRAALSVSRPKDALESDKGSASERSVKSRAILARQANGVADSAVRTVSDAEKVAASGNIGGGSSWGISSIFGGGGDKSVKESAASKQQAEPFHSMEQSFSMIHLTEPPPILRPSDTNSETETVEITVTKLLLKSYYDIVRKNIEDLIPKAIMHFLVNNTKRELHNVFIKKLYRDNLFEEMLQEPDEVALKRKRCRELLRAYQQAFKDLEELPMEAETVERGYSLPDTNGLPKIHGLPTSSMYSSSNIGDYYGASPKHHKSKRSSHSGELQSPFYANADSNGNGKQSASGFYPTLDT from the exons ATG GCTGAAACTGATAGGGAAGCGGGAGAAAACAAGGGCGTCTCAGACAGGCAGATTCGTTTGAAGATTGTGTCACCAAATGTTTTGGACATGACACTTGTAGATCTCCCAGGTATTACAAAGGTTCCTGTTGGCGATCAGCCTTCTGATATTGAAGCCCGGATCAGAACAATGATCATGTCATATATCAAAGAGCCCTCCTGTCTTATTCTAGCTGTCACACCGGCAAATTCAGACTTGGCTAATTCAGATGCTCTTCAGATGGCAGGAGTGGCTGATCCTGAGG GTAATAGAACGATCGGTGTAATCACAAAG TTGGATATCATGGACAGAGGTACTGATGCCCGAAATCTGTTACAAGGAAAAGTTATTCCCCTCCGACTTGGCTATGTTGGCGTTGTAAATCGTAGTCAGGAG GATATTCAAATGAACCGGAGTATAAAAGATGCTCTTGTTGCTGAAGAGAAATTTTTCCGCAGCCGTCCT GTATACAACGGTCTAGCGGATAGTTGTGGTATACCTCAACTAGCAAAGAAGTTAAACCAG ATTCTAGCGCAACATATCAAAGCTGTGCTACCTGGGCTGAGAGCACATATAAGCACTAACCTAGTTACTGTTGCAAAGGAGCATGCGAGCTATGGAGAAATCACAGAGTCTAAG GCTGGTCAGGGCGCTCTTCTCCTGAACATTCTTTCAAAATATTGTGAAG CATTCTCCTCCATGATTGAGGGAAAGAATGAGGAGATGTCTACATCCGAGTTATCCGGCGGGGCACGAATTCATTATATTTTTcaatccatctttgtcaggagtTTAGAG GAGGTAGATCCATGTGAAGGCTTGACTGATGATGATATTCGTACTGCCATACAAAACGCAACTGGGCCAAGATCAGCATTGTTTGTACCCGAA GTACCATTTGAAGTCCTTGTGCGAAGGCAAATCTCTCGTCTATTGGATCCAAGTCTTCAGTGTGCGAGATTTATATATGATGAATTAATAAAG ATGAGCCATCGCTGTATGGTGACTGAACTGCAGCGGTTCCCTTTCTTAAGGAAGCGCATGGATGAAGTTATAGGAAACTTTTTACGGGAAGGTCTTGAACCATCAGAGAACATGATTGCTCACATAATGGAGATGGAG ATGGACTACATAAATACTTCACACCCAAATTTTATTGGTGGAAGTAAGGCATTAGAATTTGCAGTGCAACAGACCAAATCTTCTAGGGCTGCCTTATCAGTTTCTAGACCAAAG GATGCTTTGGAATCTGATAAGGGATCAGCCTCTGAAAGAAGTGTGAAGTCACGGGCTATTCTTGCTAGACAAGCTAATGGAGTTGCTGATTCG GCTGTCCGTACTGTATCAGACGCCGAAAAAGTTGCAGCTTCTG GAAACATTGGTGGTGGATCAAGTTGGGGTATCTCATCCATTTTTGGTGGAGGTGGTGATAAGTCTGTGAAGGAGAGTGCTGCTAGTAAACAACAAGCCGAACCATTTCATAGCATGGAACAATCATTTTCTATGATCCATTTGACTGAG CCACCTCCTATCTTGAGGCCTTCCGATACTAATTCAGAGACGGAAACTGTTGAAATTACAGTCACAAAGTTGCTTTTGAAATCGTACTATGACATTGTCAGGAAAAACATTGAGGATCTCATCCCCAAAGCAATTATGCACTTCTTG GTAAACAACACCAAGAGAGAGCTACACAATGTATTCATTAAAAAGCTATACAG AGATAACCTGTTTGAAGAGATGTTGCAAGAACCTGATGAGGTAGCCTTGAAAAGAAAGCGTTGTAGAGAACTTCTCCGAGCTTATCAGCAAGCATTTAAG GACTTGGAGGAGCTGCCCATGGAAGCTGAAACAGTTGAAAGAGGATACAGTTTACCTGATACAAATGGTTTGCCCAAAATTCATGGACTACCAACGTCATCGATGTATTCATCAAGTAATATTGGAGATTATTATGGAGCTTCTCCTAAGCACCATAAATCAAAAAGGTCTTCTCATTCTGGGGAACTTCAATCTCCATTTTATGCTAATGCAGATTCCAACGGAAATGGAAAACAATCCGCCTCAGGTTTTTATCCCACGCTTGATACATAG
- the LOC131633878 gene encoding dynamin-related protein 3A-like isoform X1: MVDDTVTSPPHPPSSSSPVPLGSGVISLVNRLQDIFSRVGSQSAINLPQVAVVGSQSSGKSSVLEALVGRDFLPRGNEICTRRPLVLQLVRSSEPADEYGEFLHLSGKRFYDFSDIRKEIQAETDREAGENKGVSDRQIRLKIVSPNVLDMTLVDLPGITKVPVGDQPSDIEARIRTMIMSYIKEPSCLILAVTPANSDLANSDALQMAGVADPEGNRTIGVITKLDIMDRGTDARNLLQGKVIPLRLGYVGVVNRSQEDIQMNRSIKDALVAEEKFFRSRPVYNGLADSCGIPQLAKKLNQILAQHIKAVLPGLRAHISTNLVTVAKEHASYGEITESKAGQGALLLNILSKYCEAFSSMIEGKNEEMSTSELSGGARIHYIFQSIFVRSLEEVDPCEGLTDDDIRTAIQNATGPRSALFVPEVPFEVLVRRQISRLLDPSLQCARFIYDELIKMSHRCMVTELQRFPFLRKRMDEVIGNFLREGLEPSENMIAHIMEMEMDYINTSHPNFIGGSKALEFAVQQTKSSRAALSVSRPKDALESDKGSASERSVKSRAILARQANGVADSAVRTVSDAEKVAASGNIGGGSSWGISSIFGGGGDKSVKESAASKQQAEPFHSMEQSFSMIHLTEPPPILRPSDTNSETETVEITVTKLLLKSYYDIVRKNIEDLIPKAIMHFLVNNTKRELHNVFIKKLYRDNLFEEMLQEPDEVALKRKRCRELLRAYQQAFKDLEELPMEAETVERGYSLPDTNGLPKIHGLPTSSMYSSSNIGDYYGASPKHHKSKRSSHSGELQSPFYANADSNGNGKQSASGFYPTLDT, translated from the exons ATGGTGGACGACACCGTCACATCTCCTCCTCATCCTCCCTCATCCTCCTCCCCCGTCCCCCTCGGTTCCGGCGTGATCTCTTTGGTTAACCGACTTCAAGACATTTTCTCCCGCGTCGGAAGCCAATCGGCTATCAACCTACCTCAAGTCGCGGTTGTCGGAAGTCAGAGTAGCGGCAAGTCCAGCGTTCTCGAAGCTCTCGTCGGCCGTGACTTTCTCCCGCGTGGTAATGAAATCTGTACTCGTAGACCTCTTGTTCTTCAGCTCGTTCGGAGTTCTGAACCGGCGGATGAGTACGGCGAGTTTCTTCATTTGTCTGGGAAGAGGTTTTATGATTTCTCTGATATTCGTAAGGAGATTCAG GCTGAAACTGATAGGGAAGCGGGAGAAAACAAGGGCGTCTCAGACAGGCAGATTCGTTTGAAGATTGTGTCACCAAATGTTTTGGACATGACACTTGTAGATCTCCCAGGTATTACAAAGGTTCCTGTTGGCGATCAGCCTTCTGATATTGAAGCCCGGATCAGAACAATGATCATGTCATATATCAAAGAGCCCTCCTGTCTTATTCTAGCTGTCACACCGGCAAATTCAGACTTGGCTAATTCAGATGCTCTTCAGATGGCAGGAGTGGCTGATCCTGAGG GTAATAGAACGATCGGTGTAATCACAAAG TTGGATATCATGGACAGAGGTACTGATGCCCGAAATCTGTTACAAGGAAAAGTTATTCCCCTCCGACTTGGCTATGTTGGCGTTGTAAATCGTAGTCAGGAG GATATTCAAATGAACCGGAGTATAAAAGATGCTCTTGTTGCTGAAGAGAAATTTTTCCGCAGCCGTCCT GTATACAACGGTCTAGCGGATAGTTGTGGTATACCTCAACTAGCAAAGAAGTTAAACCAG ATTCTAGCGCAACATATCAAAGCTGTGCTACCTGGGCTGAGAGCACATATAAGCACTAACCTAGTTACTGTTGCAAAGGAGCATGCGAGCTATGGAGAAATCACAGAGTCTAAG GCTGGTCAGGGCGCTCTTCTCCTGAACATTCTTTCAAAATATTGTGAAG CATTCTCCTCCATGATTGAGGGAAAGAATGAGGAGATGTCTACATCCGAGTTATCCGGCGGGGCACGAATTCATTATATTTTTcaatccatctttgtcaggagtTTAGAG GAGGTAGATCCATGTGAAGGCTTGACTGATGATGATATTCGTACTGCCATACAAAACGCAACTGGGCCAAGATCAGCATTGTTTGTACCCGAA GTACCATTTGAAGTCCTTGTGCGAAGGCAAATCTCTCGTCTATTGGATCCAAGTCTTCAGTGTGCGAGATTTATATATGATGAATTAATAAAG ATGAGCCATCGCTGTATGGTGACTGAACTGCAGCGGTTCCCTTTCTTAAGGAAGCGCATGGATGAAGTTATAGGAAACTTTTTACGGGAAGGTCTTGAACCATCAGAGAACATGATTGCTCACATAATGGAGATGGAG ATGGACTACATAAATACTTCACACCCAAATTTTATTGGTGGAAGTAAGGCATTAGAATTTGCAGTGCAACAGACCAAATCTTCTAGGGCTGCCTTATCAGTTTCTAGACCAAAG GATGCTTTGGAATCTGATAAGGGATCAGCCTCTGAAAGAAGTGTGAAGTCACGGGCTATTCTTGCTAGACAAGCTAATGGAGTTGCTGATTCG GCTGTCCGTACTGTATCAGACGCCGAAAAAGTTGCAGCTTCTG GAAACATTGGTGGTGGATCAAGTTGGGGTATCTCATCCATTTTTGGTGGAGGTGGTGATAAGTCTGTGAAGGAGAGTGCTGCTAGTAAACAACAAGCCGAACCATTTCATAGCATGGAACAATCATTTTCTATGATCCATTTGACTGAG CCACCTCCTATCTTGAGGCCTTCCGATACTAATTCAGAGACGGAAACTGTTGAAATTACAGTCACAAAGTTGCTTTTGAAATCGTACTATGACATTGTCAGGAAAAACATTGAGGATCTCATCCCCAAAGCAATTATGCACTTCTTG GTAAACAACACCAAGAGAGAGCTACACAATGTATTCATTAAAAAGCTATACAG AGATAACCTGTTTGAAGAGATGTTGCAAGAACCTGATGAGGTAGCCTTGAAAAGAAAGCGTTGTAGAGAACTTCTCCGAGCTTATCAGCAAGCATTTAAG GACTTGGAGGAGCTGCCCATGGAAGCTGAAACAGTTGAAAGAGGATACAGTTTACCTGATACAAATGGTTTGCCCAAAATTCATGGACTACCAACGTCATCGATGTATTCATCAAGTAATATTGGAGATTATTATGGAGCTTCTCCTAAGCACCATAAATCAAAAAGGTCTTCTCATTCTGGGGAACTTCAATCTCCATTTTATGCTAATGCAGATTCCAACGGAAATGGAAAACAATCCGCCTCAGGTTTTTATCCCACGCTTGATACATAG
- the LOC131633885 gene encoding uncharacterized protein LOC131633885: MVFEDIRYDCYAAHHETVPWDDVTLYSRWLAVNSTVTIRYLSERVMRQFGYCQMIPHGPLVFAPILMTRWQIDEVFADWEHHMVPDEAQATRSEKNWSCTDEYIT, translated from the coding sequence ATGGTTTTCGAGGACATCCGATATGACTGCTATGCTGCTCACCATGAGACGGTTCCGTGGGATGACGTTACCCTATATTCTAGATGGTTGGCTGTCAATTCGACCGTCACTATTCGTTATCTTTCGGAACGCGTCATGCGACAGTTCGGCTATTGTCAGATGATACCTCACGGTCCTCTTGTCTTCGCTCCTATCTTGATGACTCGTTGGCAgatagatgaggtctttgcagactgggagcatcacatggttcctGATGAGGCTCAGGCGACCAGATCAGAGAAAAACTGGAGTTGCACCGACGAGTACATCACTTAG
- the LOC131633874 gene encoding putative wall-associated receptor kinase-like 16, translated as MPMAVHSKQMLLLLVVVFFAKVATQLISMPNCPTKCGSVSIPFPFGTTKDCSLDNTFLINCNKTSSSSISTQVPSLPYSNQTILNISLNGELHVAWPVARDCYTENRKIVNQTYWGMDINHFSISSTRNKLVAVGCDTIGALSAFDYGGNNYTTGCVALCNRLNDIVANESCSGTGCCEISIPRGHVLNKVAYTSGSVFSNHSAVHDFNPCGYAFLVENGAYNFKSTDILKLEKKEFPVLLDWAVGNQTCQQAQKDLSSYACKDNKSTCYDATERSGYLCRCFHGYWGNPYLIHGCQDINECMESNDCVEGATCINLPGSYDCLCPAEYEGNGKMNGTKCSPKSSTNKTRKEIILIIALSVSISFAALLVGSFYAYLALKKRRLIKLKEQFFQQNGGILLQQKIVRRGKSAETAKVFTVEELNEATNNFDESKILGQGGQGTVYKGVLADKRIVAIKKSKISDRKQIEPFINEVIVLSQINHRNVVRLLGCCLETEVPLLVYEFISNGTVYEHLHDQNQSLKLTWKTRLRIAKETAGVLAYLHSAASTPIIHRDVKSSNILLDHNLIAKVSDFGASRMVPLDHTQVTTLVQGTLGYLDPEYFHTSQLTEKSDVYSFGVVLAELLTGKKALSFSRPEEDRNLAVYFISSMKKGRVLHILDKNLDGANTEQLKEVARIAERCLRVKGEERPTMKEVAMELEGILVFEEHRWASNNLSSEETDNLLRETSSVINVEDGGLNSSDSYSINQITMSTIGGR; from the exons ATGCCTATGGCTGTGCACTCAAAAcagatgttgctgctgctggtggTGGTCTTTTTTGCAAAAGTAGCTACTCAGTTAATATCTATGCCAAACTGTCCAACAAAGTGTGGCTCTGTCTCCATTCCATTCCCATTTGGAACCACCAAGGATTGTTCCTTAGACAACACGTTTCTCATCAATTGCAACaaaacatcttcatcttcaatctcaaCACAAGTACCTTCCTTGCCATATAGTAATCAAACTATCCTAAACATCTCACTAAACGGCGAACTTCACGTTGCATGGCCAGTAGCCAGAGATTGCTATACTGAAAATAGAAaaattgtgaaccaaacatattgggGTATGGATATAAATCATTTTTCCATCTCGTCAACTCGAAACAAGTTGGTCGCGGTTGGCTGTGACACGATTGGAGCCCTCTCGGCATTTGATTACGGGGGAAACAACTACACCACAGGATGTGTGGCTTTGTGTAACAGGCTTAATGATATTGTGGCCAACGAATCTTGCTCCGGCACTGGTTGTTGCGAGATTTCAATACCCCGAGGTCATGTGTTGAATAAAGTAGCCTATACTTCTGGAAGTGTATTCAGCAATCACTCTGCAGTACATGACTTCAATCCCTGTGGTTATGCGTTTTTGGTTGAAAACGGAGCCTACAACTTCAAATCCACAGACATCCTCAAGTTGGAGAAGAAGGAGTTTCCTGTGTTGTTGGACTGGGCGGTAGGGAACCAAACATGCCAGCAAGCTCAGAAGGATCTTTCAAGTTATGCATGTAAGGACAACAAAAGTACATGTTATGATGCAACTGAGAGATCTGGTTACCTTTGTAGATGCTTTCATGGATATTGGGGAAACCCTTACCTCATTCACGGATGCCAAG ATATTAATGAATGCATGGAGTCCAATGACTGCGTTGAGGGAGCAACATGCATCAATCTTCCTGGAAGCTATGATTGTTTATGTCCTGCAGAATATGAGGGAAACGGGAAGATGAACGGAACAAAATGCAGCCCAAAATCCAGTACCAACAAAACAAGGAAAGAGATCATATTAATCATTGCATTGA GTGTGAGCATAAGTTTCGCAGCACTACTGGTGGGAAGCTTTTATGCGTATTTGGCATTGAAGAAAAGAAGGCTCATTAAacttaaagaacaattttttcaaCAAAATGGTGGCATACTGTTACAACAAAAGATAGTGAGGCGTGGAAAGTCAGCTGAAACAGCGAAAGTATTCACGGTTGAGGAGCTAAATGAAGCAACCAACAACTTCGACGAAAGCAAGATCCTAGGCCAAGGTGGTCAGGGAACAGTTTATAAAGGAGTTTTAGCAGATAAAAGAATTGTAGCAATAAAGAAATCAAAAATCAGTGACAGAAAGCAGATTGAGCCGTTCATCAATGAAGTGATCGTGCTTTCCCAAATCAACCATCGAAATGTGGTAAGGCTATTGGGTTGTTGTTTAGAGACAGAAGTTCCCTTGCTCGTTTATGAATTCATTTCTAATGGTACTGTTTACGAGCATCTTCATGATCAAAACCAATCTTTAAAGCTTACTTGGAAAACAAGATTGAGAATAGCAAAAGAAACTGCTGGAGTCTTGGCATACTTGCATTCTGCTGCATCTACGCCAATCATACATAGAGATGTGAAATCTTCAAATATACTCCTAGATCACAATCTCATCGCAAAGGTTTCTGACTTTGGAGCTTCTAGGATGGTTCCTCTTGATCATACCCAGGTAACCACTCTAGTGCAAGGGACATTGGGGTATCTTGACCCAGAATATTTCCACACAAGTCAGTTGACAGAGAAAAGTGACGTATATAGCTTTGGGGTTGTCCTAGCAGAGCTACTTACGGGAAAGAAGGCACTATCTTTTAGCAGGCCAGAGGAAGATAGAAACCTCGCAGTGTACTTTATTTCTTCGATGAAAAAGGGTCGGGTACTTCATATTTTGGACAAAAATTTAGACGGGGCTAATACCGAGCAACTAAAGGAAGTTGCCCGTATTGCAGAAAGGTGTTTAAGGGTGAAGGGCGAGGAAAgaccaaccatgaaagaagtggCAATGGAATTAGAAGGAATATTAGTTTTTGAAGAGCACCGTTGGGCAAGTAACAATTTGTCTTCAGAAGAGACTGACAACTTGCTCAGAGAAACGTCGTCGGTTATCAATGTTGAAGATGGTGGCCTTAATTCCTCGGACTCATATAGTATAAACCAGATTACGATGTCAACGATTGGTGGAAGATGA
- the LOC131633886 gene encoding wall-associated receptor kinase 5-like produces MTMVVNSTQLLMMVVLTVFFTKAATQLLSLPNCPTKCGSVPIPFPFGTTKDCSLDNTFLINCNKILSSSSISTHVPSLPHSNQTVLSISINGELHIASLAARDCYAEKSKLVSQIYRGIDLKHFSISSTRNKLVAVGCDTVGALTVHDYGGNNYTTGCVALCNMLDDIVANEACSGTGCCEISIPQGHVLTEVIYVSGSIFNNHSAVHDFNPCGYAFLVENGAYKFKSTDLLKLEKKEFPVLLDWAVGNQTCQQAQKNLSNYACKDNKSTCYDATERSGYLCRCFHGYWGNPYLIHGCQDINECMDSNDCVEGATCINTPGSYHCLCPARYEGNGKMNGTRCSQKSNTKSRKEIILITALSASISLVALLVGSFYAYLALKKRKLIKLKEQFFQQNGGLLLQQQLVMHGGSDETTKVFTVEELNEATNNFDESKILGQGGQGTVYKGILQDKRIVAIKKSKINDPNQIEPFINEVIVLSKINHRNVVKLLGCCLETEVPLLVYEFISNGTVYEHLHDQNQSLKLSWKTRLRIAKETAGVLSYLHSAASTPIIHRDVKSANILLDHNLTAKVSDFGASRIIPLDHTQITTLVQGTLGYLDPEYFHTSQLTEKSDVYSFGVVLAELLTGKKALSFSRPEVDRNLAVYFVSSMKENRLLHILDNNIDDVNTEQLKKVAHIAERCLRVKGEERPAMKEVAMELEGILVFEEHHWGSGKLSSDRAASSVINVENGVYINGTISSDSYSINQISMSLIGGR; encoded by the exons ATGACCATGGTTGTGAACTCAACACAGCTACTGATGATGGTGGTTCTTACGGTCTTTTTCACAAAAGCAGCAACTCAGTTACTATCGCTACCAAACTGCCCAACAAAGTGTGGCTCTGTCCCCATTCCCTTCCCGTTTGGAACCACCAAGGATTGTTCCTTAGACAACACCTTTCTCATCAATTGCAACAAAATATTATCTTCATCCTCAATCTCAACACATGTACCTTCCTTGCCACATAGTAACCAAACTGTCCTAAGCATCTCAATCAACGGTGAACTTCACATTGCATCGCTAGCAGCGAGAGATTGCTATGCTGAAAAGAGCAAACTTGTGAGCCAAATATATCGGGGTATCGATCTAAAACATTTTTCCATCTCGTCAACTCGAAACAAGTTGGTCGCAGTTGGCTGTGACACGGTGGGAGCACTGACAGTACATGATTATGGGGGAAACAACTACACCACAGGATGTGTGGCTTTGTGCAACATGCTAGATGATATCGTGGCTAATGAAGCTTGTTCTGGCACTGGTTGTTGTGAGATTTCAATACCCCAAGGTCATGTGTTAACTGAAGTAATCTATGTTTCTGGAAGTATATTCAACAATCACTCAGCAGTACATGACTTCAATCCCTGTGGTTATGCTTTTTTGGTTGAAAATGGAGCCTACAAGTTCAAATCCACAGACCTCCTCAAGTTGGAGAAGAAGGAGTTTCCTGTGTTGTTGGACTGGGCAGTAGGGAACCAAACATGCCAGCAAGCTCAGAAGAATCTTTCAAACTATGCCTGTAAGGACAACAAAAGTACATGTTATGATGCGACCGAGAGATCTGGTTACCTTTGCAGATGCTTTCATGGATATTGGGGAAATCCTTACCTCATTCATGGTTGCCAAG AtattaatgaatgcatggattCCAATGACTGTGTTGAGGGGGCAACATGCATCAATACTCCCGGAAGCTACCATTGTTTATGTCCGGCAAGATATGAGGGAAATGGGAAGATGAACGGAACAAGATGCAGTCAAAAGTCAAATACCAAATCAAGGAAAGAGATCATATTGATCACTGCATTGA GTGCCAGCATAAGCCTCGTAGCACTACTAGTTGGAAGCTTTTATGCATATTTGGCATTGAAGAAAAGAAAGCTCATAAAacttaaagaacaattttttcaaCAAAACGGTGGCTTATTGTTACAGCAACAACTAGTGATGCATGGAGGGTCAGATGAAACAACTAAAGTCTTCACTGTTGAGGAGCTAAATGAAGCAACCAACAACTTCGACGAAAGCAAGATCCTAGGCCAAGGTGGTCAGGGAACAGTTTACAAAggaattttacaagataaaagaATTGTAGCAATAAAGAAGTCCAAAATCAATGACCCAAACCAGATTGAGCCGTTCATCAATGAAGTGATTGTGCTTTCTAAAATCAACCATAGAAATGTGGTAAAGCTTCTGGGTTGTTGTTTAGAGACAGAAGTTCCCTTGCTTGTTTATGAATTCATTTCTAATGGTACTGTTTATGAGCATCTTCATGATCAAAACCAATCTTTAAAGCTTTCATGGAAAACAAGATTGAGAATAGCAAAAGAAACTGCTGGAGTCCTATCATACTTGCATTCTGCCGCATCTACGCCAATCATACATAGAGATGTGAAGTCTGCAAATATACTACTAGATCACAATCTCACTGCAAAGGTTTCTGACTTTGGAGCTTCTAGGATTATTCCTCTTGATCATACCCAGATAACCACTCTAGTGCAGGGGACATTGGGGTATCTTGACCCAGAATATTTCCACACAAGCCAATTAACAGAGAAAAGTGACGTATATAGCTTTGGGGTTGTCCTAGCAGAGCTACTGACAGGAAAGAAGGCACTATCTTTTAGCAGGCCAGAGGTAGATAGAAACCTTGCAGTGTACTTTGTTTCTTCAATGAAAGAGAATCGGTTACTTCATATTTTGGACAACAATATAGATGATGTGAATACTGAGCAACTTAAGAAAGTTGCCCATATTGCAGAAAGGTGTTTAAGGGTAAAAGGTGAGGAAAGACCCGCCATGAAAGAAGTGGCAATGGAACTAGAGGGAATATTAGTCTTTGAAGAGCACCATTGGGGAAGTGGCAAATTGTCTTCAGACCGAGCAGCGTCATCGGTTATCAATGTTGAAAATGGAGTTTACATAAACGGCACTATTTCTTCAGACTCGTATAGCATAAACCAGATATCAATGTCATTGATTGGTGGAAGATGA
- the LOC131633875 gene encoding costars family protein-like, which produces MNVEEEVGRLREEIKRLGKLQSDGSYKVTFGTLFHDDQCANIFEALVGTLRAAKKRKVLTYEGELLLQGVHDNVEITLNATPAAAAN; this is translated from the exons ATGAATGTGGAAGAAGAGGTTGGACGCCTGAGGGAAGAAATCAAGAGGCTTGGCAAGCTCCAATCAGATGGTTCTTACAAG GTTACATTTGGAACGCTATTTCATGATGATCAATGTGCAAATATATTCGAAGCACTTGTTGGGACACTAAGAGCTGCTAAAAAGCGAAAAGTATTAACATATGAAGGTGAATTGCTGCTCCAAGGAGTTCATGACAATGTGGAAATCACTCTTAATGCCACCCCTGCTGCTGCTGCCAACTGA